One genomic region from Dermacentor variabilis isolate Ectoservices chromosome 6, ASM5094787v1, whole genome shotgun sequence encodes:
- the LOC142584402 gene encoding uncharacterized protein LOC142584402: MYSRRVALTLLCLALVAAFVTQEAQASKLKKVAKYALIGAALAPRIVPIPIPIGHHAHYEPHYDHGWHAGLQGGHGWW; the protein is encoded by the exons ATGTACAGCCGCCGAGTCGCACTCACCCTTCTCTGCCTGGCCCTCGTGGCGGCCTTCGTGACGCAAGAGGCGCAGGCCAGCAAGCTCAAGAAGGTGGCCAAGTACGCGCTCATCGGTGCCGCCCTGGCGCCAAGGATTGTCCCAATCCCGATCCCGATTGG TCACCACGCGCACTACGAGCCCCACTATGACCACGGCTGGCACGCTGGTCTTCAGGGCGGTCACGGCTGGTGGTGA